The Candidatus Margulisiibacteriota bacterium nucleotide sequence CACAATGTAAACATTTTTTGGAAAGAAGCAAATTGCATGGAGTCGCTTATTACGATACAGCAGGTTCTGCAAAGTTTATTTCAGAAGAGCAAAAGAAGTTTGCTGCAGCTATCGCAAGTAGATTTTGTGCGGAACTTTATGATTTGGAAGTACTAAAAGAAAATATCGAAGATATCTCTTCCAATAAGACAAGATTCCTAATTATAGCTAAAGAAGAGGCCAAAGAAGAAGGAACCAAGTGTTCTATTATTTTTTCAACAATTCATAAGGCTGGAACGCTTTTTCACGTATTAGAATTATTTGCAAAAAACAATATTAACTTAAGTAGGATTGAATCAGTTCCAGGCAAACCAGGAGACTACGTTTTCTTTTTGGATTTTGAAGGAGCAGCTAGTGACGAGAAAGTTGTGAAGGTTATGAAAGAACTCAAGCCAATGACTACGGATTTAAAACTTATGGGTTGTTATAAAGAAAAGAAAGCGAGTTCCTAAATGAAGATTGCCATAATCGGCGCAGGGAAAATGGGTGCTTGGCTTGCGCAGGTGCTGGCCGAAAAGAATGAAATAGCCCTATATAGTAGGAGTGCTGAAAAACTTCAAAGTTTAGGCAAAGTTAAGCCTTTAAAAACTTATGACGAATTAAAGAAGTTTGCGCCTGAGTTATTAATAAACTGTGTTAGCTTACAATATACAACTGAAGTCTTTGACGCGGTAATTCCTTATTTACCAAAAACTTGTATCCTTTCTGATATAACCTCTGTTAAAAATGAGTTGCCAGAATATTATCAAAAGCAGGGGATGAGATTTGTTTCTACGCATCCAATGTTTGGTCCTACTTTTGCAGATATGAGTCACTTAAAAGGTCAAAATGCAATTATTATTACTGAGTCCGATGCTGAGGGTAAAGATTTTTTTAGAAAGCTCTATCAAAGCTTAAAGCTTAATATCTATGATTATAATTTCAAGGAACACGACGAGAGAACGGCTTATTCTCTTTCAACTCCGTTTGCTTCATCAATGGTATTTGCCGCTTGTATGAAAAATCAGGAAGCGCCAGGTACAACATTTAAAAAACATTTAGAAATAGCCAAAGGTTTGCTTTCTGAAGATGATTATCTGTTGGCAGAAATCATGTTCAATCCTTATACACTAAAGCAAATAGAAATGATCAATGCCAAATTGTCATACCTTACTCATATTATTAAGGGTAAGGATCATGAGGAAATGGAAAAGTTTCTTAAAGCATTAAGAGATAACATAGAGTAACCTCCCACCCGACGTAATTAATTTAAAACTTCTCAGCAACAAGTTTGAGATTGCTAGTCCCCTTGAGGCGATGTGCTGGACTTGCCGAAGAAGGATTTAGGGGCTTGGAGTTTTTTTGTCAAAAAAAGCCAAATAAACAAAGACAAATAAGCTCGCAAGAACACCAATAATTAGTCCATTTATTTCAAACAGGTTTTTTAAGCCATATGTCCAAAATGTTACTGTTAAAATTCCCGCAAAGGCGCTTTGGTATAATTGTTTTTTTGTCACTCCAAATCCAAGTATTGCTACAACTAATGGAACAAGGATTATTGGTGACCAGAATAGTAGAGGATAAATAAGCAAGACAGAAAGGTCTTTAATAAAAATTGCCATAAGTGAAGCTGAAATTCCTAAAACGATTGTAAATACTCTTGCCGTAGTTATTGAAGCTATAGTTTTGCTGTTCTTGAAAACAGGTTTTAGTATATCATTGGTGATTGAAACTGCAGCTGAGTTTAGAAATGAATCAGCAGAAGAGATGATAATCGACAAAATACCAGCAATGGCAAGTCCTTTAACCCCAATGGGTAGTATACTCATGAGGATTTTTGGTAAAGCAATACTAGCTTCTGCTGTAGGAAATAAAGCAAAAGCAATAAGTCCAATTAGGCCAGTGGCAATGAAAATAAAAACAGAAAACATTCCATTTAGCAGGACAGCTCTGGATACTGTTTGTGAATTTCTATTCGCAAGTAATCTTTGAACATAAGGAGGCAGGAGCGTTTCTGCTAGCATGAAGCTAAAGAATAAAGACAGAAAAGCAATAAAGGATATATTTCCAAAGATACTTAAGTGTTTGTTGGGAACAGCACTTAGCACATTAGACCATCCATCTGCTTGAGTAACACCATAATAAATAATCAGGGGAATAACGATTATTATCATGAAGAATTGAAGAA carries:
- a CDS encoding prephenate dehydrogenase/arogenate dehydrogenase family protein — protein: MKIAIIGAGKMGAWLAQVLAEKNEIALYSRSAEKLQSLGKVKPLKTYDELKKFAPELLINCVSLQYTTEVFDAVIPYLPKTCILSDITSVKNELPEYYQKQGMRFVSTHPMFGPTFADMSHLKGQNAIIITESDAEGKDFFRKLYQSLKLNIYDYNFKEHDERTAYSLSTPFASSMVFAACMKNQEAPGTTFKKHLEIAKGLLSEDDYLLAEIMFNPYTLKQIEMINAKLSYLTHIIKGKDHEEMEKFLKALRDNIE
- a CDS encoding sodium:solute symporter family protein, coding for MIDQIIIGIYLFLILLIGIIAGRKNNDFESFAVASRTLPLLLIFSTLTVTLLYQNNTLDNAEKVFLLGIYHIIALFGYSIREFLIARFIAPQMDKYSKCLSIGDIIEQHYGKTAKILTGIFSVILSTLIVSILLTVLGYLMNLFLGINTIYGVLIGAGIITIYASLGGLKSITYTHVLQFFMIIIVIPLIIYYGVTQADGWSNVLSAVPNKHLSIFGNISFIAFLSLFFSFMLAETLLPPYVQRLLANRNSQTVSRAVLLNGMFSVFIFIATGLIGLIAFALFPTAEASIALPKILMSILPIGVKGLAIAGILSIIISSADSFLNSAAVSITNDILKPVFKNSKTIASITTARVFTIVLGISASLMAIFIKDLSVLLIYPLLFWSPIILVPLVVAILGFGVTKKQLYQSAFAGILTVTFWTYGLKNLFEINGLIIGVLASLFVFVYLAFFDKKTPSP